Proteins encoded within one genomic window of Tamandua tetradactyla isolate mTamTet1 chromosome 11, mTamTet1.pri, whole genome shotgun sequence:
- the PTGER3 gene encoding prostaglandin E2 receptor EP3 subtype isoform X3 yields MKETRGDGGGAPFCTCLNYSYPGMWAREASGDARGNLSSAPGPGQLGGSVSVAFPITMMITGFVGNALAMLLVSRSYRCRESRRKKSFLLCIGCLALTDMVGQLLTAPVVIAVYLSDQNWAHIDPSGRLCTFFGLTMTVSGLSSLFIASVMAVERALAIRAPHWYASHLKTRSTRAALLGVWLAALTFSLLPVLGVGHYTIQWPGTWCFLSTVGGWGNGTSSGDDWGNLFFVSTFAFLGLLALAVTFTCNLATIRALVSRCRAKATASQSSAQWGRITTETAIQLLGIMCVLLVCWSPILIRHHPNSYVSSFTSLPHRFPQP; encoded by the coding sequence ATGAAGGAGACGCGGGGCGACGGCGGGGGCGCCCCCTTTTGTACCTGCCTCAACTACTCCTATCCCGGCATGTGGGCGCGGGAGGCGTCCGGCGACGCGCGCGGCAACCTCAGCAGCGCCCCGGGGCCCGGCCAGCTGGGCGGCTCGGTGTCCGTGGCCTTCCCGATCACCATGATGATCACGGGCTTCGTGGGCAACGCGCTGGCCATGCTGCTGGTGTCACGGAGCTACAGGTGCCGGGAGAGCCGGCGCAAGAAGTCCTTCCTGCTGTGCATCGGCTGTCTGGCGCTGACCGACATGGTCGGGCAGCTGCTCACTGCGCCGGTGGTCATCGCCGTGTACCTCTCGGACCAGAACTGGGCGCACATCGACCCGTCGGGGCGGCTGTGCACGTTCTTCGGTCTGACCATGACCGTTTCCGGGCTGTCCTCGCTCTTCATCGCCAGCGTCATGGCCGTGGAGCGGGCGCTGGCCATCCGGGCGCCGCACTGGTACGCGAGCCACCTGAAGACGCGCTCCACCCGTGCCGCGCTACTCGGCGTGTGGCTGGCTGCCCTGACCTTCAGCCTGCTGCCCGTGCTGGGCGTGGGCCACTACACCATCCAGTGGCCCGGGACGTGGTGCTTCCTCAGCACCGTGGGAGGATGGGGCAACGGGACCAGCTCCGGGGACGACTGGGGCAACCTGTTCTTTGTCTCCACTTTCGCCTTCCTGGGGCTGTTGGCGCTCGCCGTCACCTTCACCTGTAATCTGGCCACTATTAGAGCCCTGGTGTCCCGATGCCGGGCCAAGGCCACGGCGTCGCAGTCCAGCGCCCAGTGGGGCCGGATCACCACAGAGACAGCCATCCAACTCCTGGGGATCATGTGCGTGCTGTTGGTGTGCTGGTCGCCGATACTG